From Scleropages formosus chromosome 25, fSclFor1.1, whole genome shotgun sequence, a single genomic window includes:
- the LOC108921491 gene encoding vasodilator-stimulated phosphoprotein-like isoform X2 gives MGESSICQARATVMIYDDANKKWVAAGTGGQAFSRVQVFHNPSNNTFRIVGRKMQADQQVVINCPIIKGLKYNQATPSFHQWRDSRQVWGLNFGSKEDATLFANGIAHALEVLNSIGDAGLSRPVQNGPSPEELEQQRRLEQQRQEQQERERLEKERQAAAAPPAPPAPPPPPAPPAAPGGPPPPPGPPPPSGPPPPPGPPPPPGGGPPPAPPPPSSGGGGGGGGSGDGGGLAAALAGAKLRKVAKPDEGGSGPPAAKADRGSAPAPSGGGGGGGGGGGGGGGGGGGGGGGLMGEMSAILARRRKAADTPAAAKKDESSTDDAEPPTPKPVSQSESTRRPWEKAATMPRANSTPKDPDASPSTPAPPPFSSGSRVKQASSSNDASSSQESEMERIKQELLEEVRKELQKVKEEIIGALIQELQKRGSS, from the exons ATGGG TGAGTCCAGTATCTGCCAGGCTCGAGCCACGGTGATGATCTACGACGATGCCAACAAGAAGTGGGTCGCAGCCGGCACAGGCGGCCAGGCCTTCAGCCGAGTGCAGGTGTTCCACAACCCCAGCAACAACACCTTCCGAATAGTGGGGCGCAAGATGCAGGCGGACCAGCAG GTGGTCATCAACTGTCCAATCATAAAGGGGCTCAAGTACAACCAGGCTACTCCCAGCTTCCACCAGTGGAGGGATTCCAGGCAGGTGTGGGGCCTGAACTTTGGTAGCAAAGAGGATGCTACGCTCTTTGCCAACGGTATCGCACACGCCCTGGAAGTGCTGAACTCCATTGGAGATGCAG GTTTATCCCGTCCAGTGCAAAACGGGCCATCCCCGGAGGAACTGGAGCAGCAGAGGAG gcTCGAACAGCAGagacaggagcagcaggagagggagcgCTTGGAGAAGGAGAGACAGGCAGCGGCGGCACCCCCGGCGCCACCTgcaccaccacctccacccGCGCCACCCGCGGCCCCAGGGGGGCCCCCACCACCTCCAGGGCCCCCGCCTCCCTCTGGGCCTCCGCCTCCTCCGGGGCCCCCTCCGCCACCTGGCGGTGGCCCGCCTCCGGCCCCACCCCCGCCGTCatctggaggtggaggaggaggtggaggaagtgGGGATGGTGGAGGCCTGGCTGCGGCGCTCGCTGGAGCCAAACTGCGCAAAGTGGCCAAG CCGGACGAGGGTGGTTCAGGACCCCCAGCAGCCAAGGCAGACCGTGGCAGCGCTCCTGCACCAtcggggggaggaggaggaggaggaggaggaggaggaggaggaggaggaggaggtggtggtggcggtggtggcCTGATGGGGGAGATGAGTGCCATTCTCGCACGAAG AAGGAAGGCGGCAGATACACCAGCAGCTGCAAAGAAGGATGAGTCCAGTACT GATGATGCGGAGCCCCCAACCCCAAAGCCAGTCAGCCAAAGCG AATCCACCAGAAGACCATGGGAAAAAGCCGCCACCATGCCAAG GGCTAACTCCACCCCCAAGGATCCCGATGCCTCCCCCTCCACTCCTGCCCCTCCTCCCTTCAGCTCAGGTTCCAG GGTGAAGCAGGCATCCAGCAGCAATGACGCATCCAGCAGCCAGGAGTCTGAAATGGAGAGAATCAAACAG GAGCTCCTGGAGGAAGTCCGTAAAGAACTTCAGAAGGTCAAAGAAGAAATCATTGGAG CCCTCATCCAGGAGCTGCAGAAGAGAGGCTCCTCGTAG
- the LOC108921491 gene encoding vasodilator-stimulated phosphoprotein-like isoform X3: protein MGESSICQARATVMIYDDANKKWVAAGTGGQAFSRVQVFHNPSNNTFRIVGRKMQADQQVVINCPIIKGLKYNQATPSFHQWRDSRQVWGLNFGSKEDATLFANGIAHALEVLNSIGDAGLSRPVQNGPSPEELEQQRRLEQQRQEQQERERLEKERQAAAAPPAPPAPPPPPAPPAAPGGPPPPPGPPPPSGPPPPPGPPPPPGGGPPPAPPPPSSGGGGGGGGSGDGGGLAAALAGAKLRKVAKPDEGGSGPPAAKADRGSAPAPSGGGGGGGGGGGGGGGGGGGGGGGLMGEMSAILARRRKAADTPAAAKKDESSTDDAEPPTPKPVSQSESTRRPWEKAATMPRVKQASSSNDASSSQESEMERIKQELLEEVRKELQKVKEEIIGALIQELQKRGSS from the exons ATGGG TGAGTCCAGTATCTGCCAGGCTCGAGCCACGGTGATGATCTACGACGATGCCAACAAGAAGTGGGTCGCAGCCGGCACAGGCGGCCAGGCCTTCAGCCGAGTGCAGGTGTTCCACAACCCCAGCAACAACACCTTCCGAATAGTGGGGCGCAAGATGCAGGCGGACCAGCAG GTGGTCATCAACTGTCCAATCATAAAGGGGCTCAAGTACAACCAGGCTACTCCCAGCTTCCACCAGTGGAGGGATTCCAGGCAGGTGTGGGGCCTGAACTTTGGTAGCAAAGAGGATGCTACGCTCTTTGCCAACGGTATCGCACACGCCCTGGAAGTGCTGAACTCCATTGGAGATGCAG GTTTATCCCGTCCAGTGCAAAACGGGCCATCCCCGGAGGAACTGGAGCAGCAGAGGAG gcTCGAACAGCAGagacaggagcagcaggagagggagcgCTTGGAGAAGGAGAGACAGGCAGCGGCGGCACCCCCGGCGCCACCTgcaccaccacctccacccGCGCCACCCGCGGCCCCAGGGGGGCCCCCACCACCTCCAGGGCCCCCGCCTCCCTCTGGGCCTCCGCCTCCTCCGGGGCCCCCTCCGCCACCTGGCGGTGGCCCGCCTCCGGCCCCACCCCCGCCGTCatctggaggtggaggaggaggtggaggaagtgGGGATGGTGGAGGCCTGGCTGCGGCGCTCGCTGGAGCCAAACTGCGCAAAGTGGCCAAG CCGGACGAGGGTGGTTCAGGACCCCCAGCAGCCAAGGCAGACCGTGGCAGCGCTCCTGCACCAtcggggggaggaggaggaggaggaggaggaggaggaggaggaggaggaggaggtggtggtggcggtggtggcCTGATGGGGGAGATGAGTGCCATTCTCGCACGAAG AAGGAAGGCGGCAGATACACCAGCAGCTGCAAAGAAGGATGAGTCCAGTACT GATGATGCGGAGCCCCCAACCCCAAAGCCAGTCAGCCAAAGCG AATCCACCAGAAGACCATGGGAAAAAGCCGCCACCATGCCAAG GGTGAAGCAGGCATCCAGCAGCAATGACGCATCCAGCAGCCAGGAGTCTGAAATGGAGAGAATCAAACAG GAGCTCCTGGAGGAAGTCCGTAAAGAACTTCAGAAGGTCAAAGAAGAAATCATTGGAG CCCTCATCCAGGAGCTGCAGAAGAGAGGCTCCTCGTAG
- the LOC108921491 gene encoding vasodilator-stimulated phosphoprotein-like isoform X1 has product MGESSICQARATVMIYDDANKKWVAAGTGGQAFSRVQVFHNPSNNTFRIVGRKMQADQQVVINCPIIKGLKYNQATPSFHQWRDSRQVWGLNFGSKEDATLFANGIAHALEVLNSIGDAGLSRPVQNGPSPEELEQQRRLEQQRQEQQERERLEKERQAAAAPPAPPAPPPPPAPPAAPGGPPPPPGPPPPSGPPPPPGPPPPPGGGPPPAPPPPSSGGGGGGGGSGDGGGLAAALAGAKLRKVAKPDEGGSGPPAAKADRGSAPAPSGGGGGGGGGGGGGGGGGGGGGGGLMGEMSAILARRRKAADTPAAAKKDESSTDDAEPPTPKPVSQSESTRRPWEKAATMPRANSTPKDPDASPSTPAPPPFSSGSRYSTPPAPLQSALPTLCPGSCSTAPVLSVSLLLCYPIVSTEGHVLLSSVTLAGEIGAVFLLRGLCSAVQLTLSLVCVLSGFKLML; this is encoded by the exons ATGGG TGAGTCCAGTATCTGCCAGGCTCGAGCCACGGTGATGATCTACGACGATGCCAACAAGAAGTGGGTCGCAGCCGGCACAGGCGGCCAGGCCTTCAGCCGAGTGCAGGTGTTCCACAACCCCAGCAACAACACCTTCCGAATAGTGGGGCGCAAGATGCAGGCGGACCAGCAG GTGGTCATCAACTGTCCAATCATAAAGGGGCTCAAGTACAACCAGGCTACTCCCAGCTTCCACCAGTGGAGGGATTCCAGGCAGGTGTGGGGCCTGAACTTTGGTAGCAAAGAGGATGCTACGCTCTTTGCCAACGGTATCGCACACGCCCTGGAAGTGCTGAACTCCATTGGAGATGCAG GTTTATCCCGTCCAGTGCAAAACGGGCCATCCCCGGAGGAACTGGAGCAGCAGAGGAG gcTCGAACAGCAGagacaggagcagcaggagagggagcgCTTGGAGAAGGAGAGACAGGCAGCGGCGGCACCCCCGGCGCCACCTgcaccaccacctccacccGCGCCACCCGCGGCCCCAGGGGGGCCCCCACCACCTCCAGGGCCCCCGCCTCCCTCTGGGCCTCCGCCTCCTCCGGGGCCCCCTCCGCCACCTGGCGGTGGCCCGCCTCCGGCCCCACCCCCGCCGTCatctggaggtggaggaggaggtggaggaagtgGGGATGGTGGAGGCCTGGCTGCGGCGCTCGCTGGAGCCAAACTGCGCAAAGTGGCCAAG CCGGACGAGGGTGGTTCAGGACCCCCAGCAGCCAAGGCAGACCGTGGCAGCGCTCCTGCACCAtcggggggaggaggaggaggaggaggaggaggaggaggaggaggaggaggaggtggtggtggcggtggtggcCTGATGGGGGAGATGAGTGCCATTCTCGCACGAAG AAGGAAGGCGGCAGATACACCAGCAGCTGCAAAGAAGGATGAGTCCAGTACT GATGATGCGGAGCCCCCAACCCCAAAGCCAGTCAGCCAAAGCG AATCCACCAGAAGACCATGGGAAAAAGCCGCCACCATGCCAAG GGCTAACTCCACCCCCAAGGATCCCGATGCCTCCCCCTCCACTCCTGCCCCTCCTCCCTTCAGCTCAGGTTCCAGGTATTCCACACCACCTGCCCCCCTCCAGAGCGCTCTGCCTACGCTCTGTCCGGGCAGCTGCAGTACTGcccctgtcctgagtgtgtcacTGTTGCTTTGTTATCCCATAGTCTCCACAGAGGGCCATGTGCTGCTATCAAGCGTGACCCTTGCTGGAGAAATCGGGGCCGTTTTCCTCCTTAGAGGGCTCTGTTCTGCTGTGCAGCTCACATTGTCGCTCGTCTGTGTCCTGTCCGGATTCAAGCTGATGCTGTGA